In Candida orthopsilosis Co 90-125, chromosome 4 draft sequence, the genomic stretch CCTGTTGGTGCTTTAACTTCAAAGCCATATGCTTTTAGAGCTAGACCATGGGAATTGAAGAGAACTGAAACTattgatgttttggatGCGGTTGGATCAAATGTCAGGGTTGATTGTAGAGGTATTGAGGTTATGAGAGTGTTGCCTagattgaatgatgatgttaatGAAGAATGGATTTCTGACAAGACTAGATTCGCCTGTGATGGTTTAAAGACTCAACGTTTAACTGCTCCATTGATCAGAAATGgtgataaatttgaaactgcTACATGGGATGAAGCTTTGTCAACTATTGCTGCTGCTtacaccaaaatcaaaccacAAAATGGTGAATTGAAAGCCGTTGCCGGTGCATTGGTTGATGCAGAATCATTGGTTGCATTGAAGGATTTGGCTAACAAATTGGGTTCAGAAAATGTCACTACTGATGTGCCACAAGCCGTTGATGCTCATGGTTTGGACATTAGATCAAACTATGTTTTCAACTCAACCATTGATGGTATAGAAGATGCTGatcaaattcttcttgtGGGAACAAATCCTAGATTTGAAGCTGCTACCTTAAATACAAGAATAAGAAAAGTGTGGTTAAGATCAGGCTTGGAAATTGCTTCCGTTGGACAAGAATTTGACTCTACTTTTGATGTCACCAGATTGGGTGATAATGCCAATGATCTTAAAAAGGTCCTTGATGGCgaatttggtgaaaaattatcCAAAGCTTCAAGACCATTAATCATTGTTGGATCAGGTGTTGCTGATTCCAAAGATGCCCAAGCTATTTACAACACAGTTGGTGAATTTGCATCAAAACACAAGAACTTCAACACTTCTGAATGGAATGGTGTCAATTTATTACATCGTGAAGCTTCAAGAGCAGCAGCATTGGATATTGGTTTCAACACATTAACCGAACAaacttcaacaccaaaattCATTTATTTATTAGGCGCTGATGAAATCTCCAATAATGAAATCCCCAAGGAtgcatttgttgtttaccAAGGTCATCATGGTGATGTTGGTGCTTCATTTGCTGATGTAATCTTGCCTGGATCAGCATACACGGAAAAATCCGCCACTTATGTCAATACCGAAGGAAGAACTCAAATTACTAGAGCTGCTACTAACCCACCAGGAGTTGCACGTGAAGATTGGAAGATTTTGAGAGCATTGTCAGAATACTTGGGTGCCAAATTACCATACGAtgatattgtttcaataaGATTGAGATTAGGAGAAATTGCCCCACATTTGGTAAGACACGATGTTATTGAACCTGTATCTTCTGAAATTGCTCAAATTGGATTCCTTGATTTGGTAAATAAGAACAAGAGTGCTAAAGCTGTTGGTGAACCTTTGAAGAATCCAATTACAAATTTCTACTTTACTGATGTTATATCTAGATCTTCACCAACTATGGCTAAATGTGTTGCTGCATTTGGTGCTAAAATCGACAAGATAAAGGATGAAAAACCAGCTATCAACTTTTAAAATGAAAGTAGAGAATGGTtggatttcaaattttttcatttcacATTTAGCATAggtattcttttttttttcatcttgtaGCATTTATACATTTTTCCATGTACATTAATTataaaaaatatcaaagtatttatatatatatatgatTACAAATTTACACTCCTTTTTCTTAAAAGACCTCACATAAGATGCAAAATCATTATTTATAATTGTTGTATGCACGTTCAGTAACGGATTTGTCATCTAATCTCTTATCTTCTAGGGACTTGGTAGAGAAATTAATTAGTAGCATCATTATTAGCCACCTTTTGATCGCCAGCCTTTGGTGATGACTTTTCATTGCCAAACATATTAAATAGGACGTCTTTTAATGAGCTCTTCTTTGctaaatcttcttcttcatcactttcGCTATCAGAATCAGCCACGGACTCGTGCCCATTACTATCGACATCGTTATTCTCTTCATTTTCGCTATTACTCTCCCCTTCTTCGTCTTCGTCTTTGTCTTCCTCATCCTCGTCCTCTTCGCTTTCGGACTCCGCAACTGTTTTAATTCGCCCCCAATGCTCCACCTTCACATCTCCATCCGCATGCCTATCTCTATACCCACCATTATTATAATCCTCATCGATACCCGGAATAATCAAATCCTGGTACGATGGTGGTTTACCAATATCCCTCATAATCATAATCCACGCCGGTGGAATActcaaatcattttcattcATACCCAATGCTTGCCTCAATTTCTTGGAAACTACACCCGGTTTATACTTCTTTGCCTCGTGGGTTAATTCATCCACCAACTCTTTACCTTCCTCGTACAACTCACCAAAAGAGGATAATCTCGGCTTGGATTGATTATGGAAGAAAGCACGATATAGTTTCTCATAATCCATATCTAATCTACCTAATTTAACTTGGACTCGTTcacgttgttgttgttttaaagTACGTTCATCGTCACCGGTTGTTTGTCGCATTTCTTCAATGCCGGTATCACGAATGAATTTGGGTAACTGGAATGGTGGTCTTTCTATACCTCTTTTAGATGAAAGGTAATCACGTTTGGAGCTCCAATGGGACGGTACGGGGATTATATTTGGTTGTGATTTAATAAATACTAGCAAGTAAGGATCTTGTGCATCAGCGTCGGTAGGCTCGACTATCTCTGGGCGGTGGGTGGACATCTTGAGGGATGATAACGGTACTTTATTTCGTAGCCTCAATTGTCTTTTGGATAGTTTGGTAGTTTGTGCTTgctcatcttcatctgaGCCATCCGATgcatcttcttcgtcaCTATGATTGTGTCCATTAGGTATTTCAACTAATTGTGATTCTTCCTCTGTGGGGATAGGGttaaatttcttcaaaacagATCCAAATTGCTGTAGAAGTGGGTCATTCTCATCCATCTTAATCTCTGGGATTGGATTACTGTGGTCAACTTTTGCATCAGACTCTGTTGACTTTTCTTCCAGTGGCGACTCCGTTGATCCATCCTCTTTGTTGCTCCTAGTCTCCTTGCTTTTCTGTTCTTCAAGCTTTCGCTGCTTAAGTCTCTCCCTTCGTAGCTGATTCTTGGATCTCTTTACTGACATTTAATGAGTTGCAACTTCAAAGTATTACTTAATGTGTATTTTTTCTCATCACATTGAAACATCCTATAAACTCTATTACATCAAACAAAACTTACCCCACAAGGGCGTCTATCATTTGTCCTTCAGCTGCAAAGCTGACACTCTCCGTAATGTAGCATCTATCTTTGCGTTCATCTCCTTTTCATTCTTGTCTAGCAACTCCGTGGCTTTCGCTAGTTCACGTTCAATATCATGAGCTATATCAAATGCAGTGGTCTTCTTCTCTGTAGATGATGAGTTTGGGTCTTGTCGAGTTGCATTTGATGCTGAGCCGTTTAAATGGGGGGTTGAAAGCCCAGGTAATGAGTTAGCTTCAGG encodes the following:
- a CDS encoding NADH-ubiquinone oxidoreductase, coding for MYSHRTMLSIRSHMLKSSKRCISASARRLADVEVTVDGRKVSVEAGSSIIQAAQLAGVQIPRYCYHDKLAIAGNCRMCLVDVERMPKLIASCAMPVQNGMVVHTDSERIKKAREGVTEMLLENHPLDCPICDQGGECDLQEQSQRYGSDRGRFKEVVGKRAVENKAIGPLVKTSMNRCIHCTRCVRFMNDVAGAPEFGTAGRGNDMQIGTYIERNINSEMSGNIIDLCPVGALTSKPYAFRARPWELKRTETIDVLDAVGSNVRVDCRGIEVMRVLPRLNDDVNEEWISDKTRFACDGLKTQRLTAPLIRNGDKFETATWDEALSTIAAAYTKIKPQNGELKAVAGALVDAESLVALKDLANKLGSENVTTDVPQAVDAHGLDIRSNYVFNSTIDGIEDADQILLVGTNPRFEAATLNTRIRKVWLRSGLEIASVGQEFDSTFDVTRLGDNANDLKKVLDGEFGEKLSKASRPLIIVGSGVADSKDAQAIYNTVGEFASKHKNFNTSEWNGVNLLHREASRAAALDIGFNTLTEQTSTPKFIYLLGADEISNNEIPKDAFVVYQGHHGDVGASFADVILPGSAYTEKSATYVNTEGRTQITRAATNPPGVAREDWKILRALSEYLGAKLPYDDIVSIRLRLGEIAPHLVRHDVIEPVSSEIAQIGFLDLVNKNKSAKAVGEPLKNPITNFYFTDVISRSSPTMAKCVAAFGAKIDKIKDEKPAINF